One window of the Amycolatopsis mediterranei genome contains the following:
- a CDS encoding serine hydrolase domain-containing protein, translated as MRRLVVSAACAVLVFTGSGTAVAAAATDPRQTALDTAVQAGNVGMIAVAADPAGRWRGRAGVGDVVTGAKPDTGGRFRIASVSKTFTATLVLKLAAKGRLGLDEPIAKYLPGLLPYPEPITVRQLLQHTSGLPRDLAPQYTWTTLAEVDTERFEHFGEVEAIHDSTEQPLLFPPGTSWSYSNTGYNVLALLVEKLTGRRFEQVLADWITGPLHLTDTFLPRDFPLVPHPAIRGYEQLYPAPHGLTDVTVYNLSRYFGAGDLISSATDLNRFFHALLGGELLPADLLTQMKTTVPWPGQGGLLSYGLGLMRLSLSGICGPGAPDVWGHAGDVPGYNTWSMSEETATRQITVASSPDLTASPAAASGRILAMVTEFCSPALPEAQAHATQLQAAVH; from the coding sequence ATGCGTCGACTGGTCGTCTCCGCCGCTTGCGCCGTGCTCGTGTTCACCGGCAGCGGCACCGCTGTCGCCGCCGCGGCCACGGATCCACGGCAGACCGCGCTGGATACCGCTGTGCAGGCCGGGAACGTGGGGATGATCGCCGTCGCCGCGGATCCGGCCGGCCGCTGGCGGGGGCGCGCCGGAGTCGGTGACGTCGTCACCGGGGCGAAACCCGACACGGGCGGGCGGTTCCGCATCGCCAGCGTCTCCAAGACGTTCACCGCGACACTCGTGCTGAAACTGGCCGCCAAGGGCCGGCTGGGGCTGGACGAGCCGATCGCGAAGTACCTGCCCGGCCTGCTGCCCTACCCGGAGCCGATCACCGTCCGCCAGCTGCTGCAGCACACCAGCGGCCTGCCGCGGGACCTGGCGCCGCAGTACACCTGGACGACGCTGGCGGAGGTGGACACCGAACGGTTCGAGCACTTCGGCGAGGTGGAGGCGATCCACGACAGCACCGAGCAGCCGCTGCTGTTCCCGCCCGGCACGAGCTGGTCGTACTCCAACACCGGCTACAACGTGCTGGCCCTGCTGGTGGAGAAGCTCACCGGCCGCCGGTTCGAGCAGGTGCTCGCCGACTGGATCACCGGGCCGCTGCACCTGACCGACACCTTCCTGCCGCGGGACTTCCCGCTGGTGCCGCACCCGGCCATCCGCGGCTACGAGCAGCTCTACCCCGCGCCGCACGGGCTGACGGACGTCACCGTCTACAACCTCAGCCGCTACTTCGGTGCCGGAGACCTCATCTCGAGCGCCACCGACCTGAACCGCTTCTTCCACGCGCTGCTCGGCGGCGAGCTCCTGCCCGCCGACCTGCTCACGCAGATGAAGACCACGGTCCCGTGGCCGGGGCAGGGCGGGCTGCTCAGCTACGGGCTGGGGCTGATGCGCCTCTCCCTGTCCGGCATCTGCGGTCCCGGCGCTCCCGATGTCTGGGGCCACGCCGGGGACGTACCGGGGTACAACACGTGGAGCATGAGCGAAGAGACCGCCACCCGCCAGATCACCGTCGCGTCCAGCCCGGACCTGACCGCTTCGCCCGCTGCGGCGTCCGGCCGGATCCTGGCGATGGTGACGGAGTTCTGCAGCCCGGCGCTCCCCGAAGCCCAGGCCCACGCCACTCAGCTTCAGGCCGCGGTGCACTGA
- a CDS encoding DUF1883 domain-containing protein, translating to MVRWEPVVVDLGWLPRAATVRVRLDAVVNVRLLNAENVGPYRRRSAYRMVGGVATQRQLDIRVPSDGHWYIAVDTEGLTAGNFRVDVTVVS from the coding sequence ATGGTGCGGTGGGAACCGGTGGTGGTGGACCTGGGGTGGCTTCCCCGGGCGGCCACCGTGCGCGTGCGCCTCGACGCCGTGGTGAACGTTCGCCTGTTGAACGCGGAGAACGTCGGACCTTATCGGCGGAGAAGTGCCTATCGGATGGTCGGCGGGGTTGCGACGCAGCGACAGCTGGACATTCGAGTCCCTTCCGACGGGCATTGGTACATCGCCGTCGACACCGAAGGATTGACGGCCGGAAATTTTCGGGTGGACGTCACCGTCGTCTCGTGA
- a CDS encoding amidase produces MDDYPKHDAVGLAALVREGEATPADLLKAAQDRLAQVNPRLNAVVREVDPPAGASDGPFAGVPFLIKDLHQDLAGTPTSGGSRSMAAVPAAETSTVVQRWLGAGLVVFGKTNTPEFGAKGITEPDLFGATRNPWNTGHTPGGSSGGAAAAVAAGIVPCAGASDGGGSIRIPASACGLFGLKPSRGLIPAGPSRAEGLGGTATDGVISRSVRDTAAMLDVLAGPTPLSPYLAAGPQTPFADEVGRDPGRLRVALCTASAINPAPHPEAVAAARAAGDLLDELGHEVVELPTQPFDDAALARDFLTSWFVSCAHAMAECRTASGAGDTAFELDTRTMAALGRATSPVDLVRAIERRHEHTRRLAEFHESYDLLLTPTTATPPPRIGAFTSPAPLRAAQRALLAAGAAGLLRHTPVVERMISDNLGWVPYTQLANLTGRPAMSVPLHWTADGLPIGTQFVGRLGADGALLRLAAQLERARPWAERRPPLN; encoded by the coding sequence ATGGACGACTACCCGAAGCACGACGCCGTGGGCCTGGCCGCCTTGGTGCGCGAAGGCGAGGCCACCCCGGCGGACCTGCTCAAGGCGGCTCAGGACCGGTTGGCGCAGGTCAACCCGCGGCTCAACGCCGTCGTGCGCGAAGTGGACCCGCCCGCCGGCGCGTCGGACGGGCCCTTCGCCGGCGTTCCGTTCCTGATCAAGGACCTCCACCAGGATCTGGCCGGGACGCCCACCAGCGGCGGCTCGCGGTCGATGGCGGCGGTGCCCGCCGCCGAGACCAGTACCGTGGTCCAGCGCTGGCTCGGTGCCGGGCTGGTCGTCTTCGGCAAGACCAACACGCCCGAATTCGGCGCCAAGGGCATCACCGAACCGGACCTGTTCGGGGCCACCCGCAACCCCTGGAACACCGGCCACACGCCGGGTGGGTCCTCCGGTGGGGCGGCCGCCGCGGTCGCCGCCGGGATCGTGCCGTGCGCGGGTGCCAGCGACGGGGGTGGCTCGATCCGGATCCCGGCGTCGGCGTGCGGGCTGTTCGGGCTCAAGCCATCACGCGGACTGATCCCGGCCGGGCCGTCCCGCGCCGAAGGACTCGGCGGCACCGCCACCGACGGCGTGATCTCCCGCTCCGTCCGCGACACCGCGGCCATGCTCGACGTCCTCGCCGGCCCGACACCGCTCTCGCCCTACCTCGCCGCCGGTCCGCAGACCCCCTTCGCGGACGAGGTCGGGCGCGACCCGGGACGGTTGCGCGTCGCGCTGTGCACCGCCAGCGCCATCAACCCGGCCCCACACCCGGAAGCCGTCGCCGCCGCGCGCGCGGCCGGTGATCTGCTCGACGAACTCGGGCACGAGGTGGTGGAGCTGCCCACCCAGCCGTTCGACGACGCCGCCCTGGCCCGTGACTTCCTGACCAGCTGGTTCGTCAGCTGCGCGCACGCGATGGCCGAATGCCGGACGGCGAGCGGAGCCGGCGACACGGCCTTCGAACTCGACACCCGCACCATGGCCGCGCTGGGCCGGGCCACGAGCCCGGTCGACCTGGTGCGCGCCATCGAACGGCGCCACGAGCACACCCGGCGGCTGGCCGAGTTCCACGAGTCCTACGACCTCCTGCTGACCCCGACGACGGCCACCCCGCCACCGCGGATCGGCGCTTTCACCTCCCCGGCGCCGCTGCGCGCGGCGCAGCGGGCCCTGCTCGCCGCCGGGGCGGCCGGGCTGCTGCGGCACACGCCGGTGGTGGAACGGATGATTTCCGACAACCTCGGCTGGGTGCCCTACACGCAGCTGGCCAACCTCACCGGCCGCCCCGCGATGAGCGTCCCGCTGCACTGGACCGCGGACGGCCTCCCGATCGGCACCCAGTTCGTCGGCAGGCTCGGCGCCGACGGCGCGCTGTTGCGGCTGGCGGCCCAGCTCGAACGCGCCCGGCCGTGGGCCGAGCGCCGGCCACCCCTGAATTAG
- a CDS encoding LysE/ArgO family amino acid transporter — MLPLLLAGFGTGLSLIVAIGSQNAFLLQQGLRGGAVAPLVVICAVSDLVLIGLGVSGIGAVLAQWPAAIGVIAVGGGLFLLGYGALATRRAFRPSVLTVGEDRTPLRKAVLACVAFTWLNPHVYLDTVLLLGSVAVAHGDGRWLFGLGAGVASAVWFSALGFGARRLAGVFAKPMAWRVLDVVIAVTMTGLGLTLLLGRG, encoded by the coding sequence GTGCTGCCTCTCCTGCTGGCCGGGTTCGGAACCGGCCTGTCGCTGATCGTCGCGATCGGCTCCCAGAACGCCTTCCTGCTGCAACAGGGCCTGCGCGGCGGGGCCGTGGCGCCGCTGGTCGTGATCTGTGCCGTGTCCGATCTCGTGCTCATCGGGCTCGGGGTCAGCGGGATCGGGGCCGTGCTGGCGCAGTGGCCGGCCGCCATCGGGGTCATCGCCGTCGGGGGCGGCCTGTTTCTGCTCGGCTACGGTGCGCTCGCCACACGGCGGGCGTTCCGGCCGTCCGTGCTGACCGTCGGCGAGGACCGTACGCCGCTGCGGAAGGCGGTGCTCGCCTGCGTGGCCTTCACCTGGCTGAACCCGCACGTGTACCTCGACACGGTCCTGCTCCTCGGCTCGGTCGCGGTCGCTCACGGCGACGGGCGGTGGCTGTTCGGCCTCGGCGCCGGGGTGGCCAGCGCCGTCTGGTTCAGCGCACTCGGCTTCGGGGCGCGGCGGCTGGCCGGCGTGTTCGCGAAGCCGATGGCCTGGCGCGTGCTGGACGTCGTGATCGCCGTGACGATGACCGGGCTGGGACTGACGTTGCTGCTCGGCCGGGGCTGA